One region of Mucilaginibacter gotjawali genomic DNA includes:
- a CDS encoding carboxymuconolactone decarboxylase family protein, producing the protein MSLIADFESYRTRMNDRIMETANTNIKRFFALDTTTYAEGALDVKTKEMLGLVASMVLRCDDCIKYHLGKCHEAGVNHDEMNEVFMIANLVGGSIVIPHYRRAVEYWDELCSVGS; encoded by the coding sequence ATGTCCCTGATAGCAGATTTTGAATCCTACCGTACCAGAATGAACGACAGGATAATGGAAACAGCCAATACCAATATCAAACGCTTTTTTGCGCTGGATACCACCACCTATGCCGAAGGTGCACTGGATGTAAAAACCAAAGAAATGCTGGGCCTGGTAGCCTCGATGGTTTTGCGTTGCGATGATTGCATTAAATACCATTTAGGCAAATGCCACGAAGCGGGGGTCAATCACGATGAAATGAATGAAGTATTTATGATCGCCAATTTGGTGGGTGGATCAATTGTGATCCCGCATTATCGTAGAGCGGTGGAATATTGGGATGAGTTGTGTTCAGTGGGCAGTTAA
- a CDS encoding DNA-3-methyladenine glycosylase I, which translates to MQTANSKLQTQEIKRCTWPGADPLYMDYHDNEWGKEVHDDKKLFEFLVLESAQAGLSWITILRRREGYRKAYADFDVQKVAAFDDEDVARLLNDEGIIRNRLKVLSSINNAKLFIEVQKEFGSFDKYLYSFMPNGKPIVNYTTAIPASTPISDAISKDMKKRGFKFFGTTICYAHMQATGMVNDHLPDCSFK; encoded by the coding sequence ATGCAAACTGCAAACTCAAAACTGCAAACTCAGGAAATAAAACGTTGCACATGGCCGGGAGCAGACCCCCTCTACATGGATTACCACGATAATGAATGGGGCAAAGAGGTACATGATGATAAAAAGCTGTTTGAGTTCCTGGTATTGGAATCTGCCCAGGCAGGTTTAAGCTGGATCACTATTTTACGCCGGCGCGAGGGTTACCGCAAAGCCTATGCTGATTTTGATGTGCAGAAAGTAGCCGCATTTGATGATGAGGATGTTGCGCGTTTGTTGAATGATGAAGGGATCATCCGCAACCGCCTTAAAGTTTTGTCTTCTATAAACAACGCTAAGCTTTTTATAGAGGTTCAGAAGGAATTCGGCTCCTTTGATAAATACCTGTACAGCTTTATGCCCAATGGTAAACCCATCGTCAATTACACAACCGCTATTCCGGCAAGTACACCAATATCCGACGCCATAAGTAAGGATATGAAAAAGCGGGGCTTTAAGTTTTTTGGAACGACGATCTGTTACGCCCATATGCAGGCCACCGGTATGGTAAATGATCATTTACCGGATTGTAGTTTTAAATAG